One window of the Canis aureus isolate CA01 chromosome 1, VMU_Caureus_v.1.0, whole genome shotgun sequence genome contains the following:
- the ZNF135 gene encoding zinc finger protein 135 isoform X1 — protein MTAGLFAAGAPEQVTFEDVVVDFTQEEWGQLEPAQRTLYRDVMLETFRLLVSVDLETRPKTRLSALTQDIAEETPSSVLVERFLWDSLWCSEGDDAEGQGGQCHESRDRHMVQVAFMPVKTLMQQRQQGNEFGENLILSPSLPSQPEIPERQGIHMLGTHRKRGMPEPGLNAQQEIYAKEKPYKCQACGKAFSHSSALTEHNRTHTGERPYECHECGKGFRNSSALTKHQRIHTGEKPYKCTQCGKTFNQIAPLIQHQRTHTGEKPYECSECGKSFSFRSSFSQHERTHTGEKPYECSECGKAFRQSIHLTQHLRIHTGEKPYQCGECGKAFSHSSSLTKHWRIHTGEKPYECHECGKAFTQITPLIQHQRTHTGEKPYECNECGKAFSQSTLLTEHRRIHTGEKPYGCNECGKTFSHSSSLSQHERTHTGEKPYECGQCGKAFRQSTHLTQHQRIHTGEKPYECSDCGKAFSHSSSLTKHQRIHTGEKPYECNECGRAFSQLAPLIQHQRIHTGEKPYECNACGRAFSQSSLLIEHQRIHTKEKPYGCNECGKSFSHSSSLSQHERTHTGEKPYECQDCRKSFRQSTHLTQHRRIHTGEKPYECRDCGKAFTHSSSLTKHQRTHTG, from the coding sequence ATTTGGAAACTAGGCCCAAAACCAGACTGTCAGCTCTAACGCAAGACATCGCTGAAGAAACGCCCAGCAGTGTCCTGGTGGAAAGGTTCCTGTGGGATAGTCTGTGGTGCTCTGAGGGTGACGATGCTGAGGGCCAGGGGGGGCAGTGTCATGAGAGCCGAGATAGACACATGGTGCAGGTGGCCTTCATGCCCGTGAAGACACTCATGCAGCAGCGGCAGCAGGGGAATGAGTTTGGGGAAAACTTGATTCTGAGCCCTAGTCTCCCATCTCAGCCAGAGATTCCTGAAAGACAAGGCATCCACATGCTGGGGACACACAGGAAGAGGGGGATGCCAGAGCCAGGGCTAAATGCTCAACAGGAGATATATGCAAAGGAGAAGCCCTACAAGTGTCAGGCATGTGGAAAGGCCTTTAGTCACAGCTCAGCACTTACTGAGCACAACcgcacacacacaggagagagaccTTATGAGTGTCACGAATGCGGAAAAGGCTTCCGGAACAGCTCAGCACTTACCAAACACCAGAGGATCCACACTGGTGAGAAACCTTATAAGTGTACTCAGTGTGGGAAAACCTTCAACCAGATTGCCCCACTGATCCAGCACCAGAGAACTCACACAGGGGAGAAGCCCTACGAGTGCAGCGAGTGCGGGAAATCTTTCAGTTTTAGGTCCTCCTTCAGTCAACACGAGCGGACTCACACTGGGGAGAAGCCCTACGAGTGCAGCGAGTGTGGGAAGGCCTTCCGGCAGAGCATCCACCTCACCCAGCACCTTCGAATTCACACGGGAGAGAAGCCCTACCAGTGTGGGGAGTGTGGTAAGGCCTTCAGCCACAGCTCTTCCTTGACCAAACATTGGCGAATCCACACTGGGGAGAAGCCATACGAGTGCCACgagtgtgggaaggccttcaCGCAGATCACACCACTGATTCAGCATCAGAGGACCCACACGGGAGAGAAACCGTATGAGTGCAATgagtgtgggaaggccttcagCCAGAGCACACTCCTGACAGAGCATCGGAGGATCCACACGGGAGAGAAACCCTATGGGTGCAATGAGTGTGGAAAAACCTTCAGCCACAGCTCATCACTCAGCCAGCATGAGCGGACGCACACAGGAGAGAAGCCGTATGAATGCGGTCAGTGTGGGAAGGCCTTCCGGCAGAGCACACACCTCACTCAACATCAAAGAATCCACACTGGGGAAAAGCCCTATGAGTGTAGTGACTGTGGCAAGGCCTTCAGTCACAGCTCATCCCTAACCAAACACCAGCGGATCCACACTGGGGAGAAGCCCTATGAATGTAATGAGTGTGGCAGAGCCTTCAGCCAGCTTGCCCCACTCATTCAGCATCAGAGGATTCACACGGGAGAAAAGCCCTATGAATGTAATGCATGTGGCAGAGCCTTCAGCCAGAGCTCCCTTCTCATAGAACACCAGAGGATTCACACCAAGGAAAAGCCCTACGGGTGCAACGAGTGTGGAAAATCCTTCAGTCACAGCTCATCACTCAGCCAGCATGAACGGACACACACTGGGGAAAAGCCCTATGAATGTCAGGATTGCAGGAAATCATTCAGGCAGAGCACCCACCTCACTCAGCACCGGAGGATCCATACAGGAGAGAAGCCATATGAGTGCAGGgactgtgggaaagccttcacACACAGCTCGTCCCTTACCAAGCACCAGAGAACTCATACTGGGTAA
- the ZNF135 gene encoding zinc finger protein 135 isoform X2, with protein MCIKHPFCDLETRPKTRLSALTQDIAEETPSSVLVERFLWDSLWCSEGDDAEGQGGQCHESRDRHMVQVAFMPVKTLMQQRQQGNEFGENLILSPSLPSQPEIPERQGIHMLGTHRKRGMPEPGLNAQQEIYAKEKPYKCQACGKAFSHSSALTEHNRTHTGERPYECHECGKGFRNSSALTKHQRIHTGEKPYKCTQCGKTFNQIAPLIQHQRTHTGEKPYECSECGKSFSFRSSFSQHERTHTGEKPYECSECGKAFRQSIHLTQHLRIHTGEKPYQCGECGKAFSHSSSLTKHWRIHTGEKPYECHECGKAFTQITPLIQHQRTHTGEKPYECNECGKAFSQSTLLTEHRRIHTGEKPYGCNECGKTFSHSSSLSQHERTHTGEKPYECGQCGKAFRQSTHLTQHQRIHTGEKPYECSDCGKAFSHSSSLTKHQRIHTGEKPYECNECGRAFSQLAPLIQHQRIHTGEKPYECNACGRAFSQSSLLIEHQRIHTKEKPYGCNECGKSFSHSSSLSQHERTHTGEKPYECQDCRKSFRQSTHLTQHRRIHTGEKPYECRDCGKAFTHSSSLTKHQRTHTG; from the coding sequence ATTTGGAAACTAGGCCCAAAACCAGACTGTCAGCTCTAACGCAAGACATCGCTGAAGAAACGCCCAGCAGTGTCCTGGTGGAAAGGTTCCTGTGGGATAGTCTGTGGTGCTCTGAGGGTGACGATGCTGAGGGCCAGGGGGGGCAGTGTCATGAGAGCCGAGATAGACACATGGTGCAGGTGGCCTTCATGCCCGTGAAGACACTCATGCAGCAGCGGCAGCAGGGGAATGAGTTTGGGGAAAACTTGATTCTGAGCCCTAGTCTCCCATCTCAGCCAGAGATTCCTGAAAGACAAGGCATCCACATGCTGGGGACACACAGGAAGAGGGGGATGCCAGAGCCAGGGCTAAATGCTCAACAGGAGATATATGCAAAGGAGAAGCCCTACAAGTGTCAGGCATGTGGAAAGGCCTTTAGTCACAGCTCAGCACTTACTGAGCACAACcgcacacacacaggagagagaccTTATGAGTGTCACGAATGCGGAAAAGGCTTCCGGAACAGCTCAGCACTTACCAAACACCAGAGGATCCACACTGGTGAGAAACCTTATAAGTGTACTCAGTGTGGGAAAACCTTCAACCAGATTGCCCCACTGATCCAGCACCAGAGAACTCACACAGGGGAGAAGCCCTACGAGTGCAGCGAGTGCGGGAAATCTTTCAGTTTTAGGTCCTCCTTCAGTCAACACGAGCGGACTCACACTGGGGAGAAGCCCTACGAGTGCAGCGAGTGTGGGAAGGCCTTCCGGCAGAGCATCCACCTCACCCAGCACCTTCGAATTCACACGGGAGAGAAGCCCTACCAGTGTGGGGAGTGTGGTAAGGCCTTCAGCCACAGCTCTTCCTTGACCAAACATTGGCGAATCCACACTGGGGAGAAGCCATACGAGTGCCACgagtgtgggaaggccttcaCGCAGATCACACCACTGATTCAGCATCAGAGGACCCACACGGGAGAGAAACCGTATGAGTGCAATgagtgtgggaaggccttcagCCAGAGCACACTCCTGACAGAGCATCGGAGGATCCACACGGGAGAGAAACCCTATGGGTGCAATGAGTGTGGAAAAACCTTCAGCCACAGCTCATCACTCAGCCAGCATGAGCGGACGCACACAGGAGAGAAGCCGTATGAATGCGGTCAGTGTGGGAAGGCCTTCCGGCAGAGCACACACCTCACTCAACATCAAAGAATCCACACTGGGGAAAAGCCCTATGAGTGTAGTGACTGTGGCAAGGCCTTCAGTCACAGCTCATCCCTAACCAAACACCAGCGGATCCACACTGGGGAGAAGCCCTATGAATGTAATGAGTGTGGCAGAGCCTTCAGCCAGCTTGCCCCACTCATTCAGCATCAGAGGATTCACACGGGAGAAAAGCCCTATGAATGTAATGCATGTGGCAGAGCCTTCAGCCAGAGCTCCCTTCTCATAGAACACCAGAGGATTCACACCAAGGAAAAGCCCTACGGGTGCAACGAGTGTGGAAAATCCTTCAGTCACAGCTCATCACTCAGCCAGCATGAACGGACACACACTGGGGAAAAGCCCTATGAATGTCAGGATTGCAGGAAATCATTCAGGCAGAGCACCCACCTCACTCAGCACCGGAGGATCCATACAGGAGAGAAGCCATATGAGTGCAGGgactgtgggaaagccttcacACACAGCTCGTCCCTTACCAAGCACCAGAGAACTCATACTGGGTAA